A stretch of DNA from Acidovorax carolinensis:
TCATAAGTTATTGTTTTTATTGGTTTTTTCGTTGATTAATGCGATTTCATGATGTGATGTGAAACGCAGATTCGACTTCCTCCGTTTCCGCCAAACAACAAAGCCCCGCATGTCGGGGCTTTTTTGTTTTTGGCGATTGGCGCGGTGGTGTCCGTCGGCCAATAAGCACCTTCAGAGACACAACAGTGCCAGCGCGTTACTCATCGATAGATGCGCTCCAGCGGTCGCCCCAGTTCTGGGCGCGGTCGATGTTGCGCCGGTCCCGTTTTGTGGGGCGTCCTTCCTGCAAGGCGGCGGCGGGTTCGGGGGCCAGTCGGCGCTGTTCGGCGGCTTTTTCACGGGCGGCGATGCTGTCGGGTGTTTCTTCGTACAGCCGTTGTGCCACCGGGGCCGGGCCGCGTGCGCCGCTCAATCCCCGCACGATCACTGTGCGTGCGATGACGCCCTGGCGCAAGGCCACGGTGTCGCCACAGCGCAGGTCGCGGGCCGGTTTGGCTTGCTGGCCATTGACGGTGACACGGCCCTTGCCGATTTCTTCGGTGGCCAGGCTGCGGGTTTTGTAGAACCGCGCGCACCACAGCCATTTGTCCAGTCGCATCGTTTCGGGGGAATTCATGGGGAGGATTGTGCCGTGGCGGCGGTGTTGAGGGAGCCGTCTGTGGGCGGGGGCAGTGGCAGGTGAACGACGGCGTCCAGCCCCGCCACACGGCCTGATTCCACGCGGTTGGTCAGCGCAATGCGGCCACCGAGCGCCTGAACGATCTCGTGGCAGATGGCCAGGCCCAGGCCGCTGCCGGTGCGTACGTCACCTGCAGAGAAGGGCTGGAAGAGGCGTGCGGCCAGTTCATCGTCGACGCCGCTGCCATGGTCGCTTATGCAAAGCACTGCCTGGTGATCGGCGCAGCGCAGGTCGACCGCCAGATCGCTGCCTTGCGGGGCATGGCGGATTGCGTTGTGCAGAAGATTGCGGGCCAGCTCGCGCAGCATCCATTCGTGGGCCGCTACCGTTGTCGGTTCGGTGTGGATGCCAAAGTCGAGGTCGCGCTGCGCGATCAGGGGTGACAGGTCCAGTGCCACGGTGCGCAGAATGTCATCGAACCGGTTTGGCGGCGGCGCGCTTTGCTGGCGCAGCTGCTCGACCTTGGCCAGCGCCAGCATCTGGTTGGCCAGTTGTGTGGCGCGGTCGACCGTGTCGCTGATCTCCTGCAGTGCTTGCAGAGCCGGCA
This window harbors:
- a CDS encoding RNA-binding S4 domain-containing protein, coding for MNSPETMRLDKWLWCARFYKTRSLATEEIGKGRVTVNGQQAKPARDLRCGDTVALRQGVIARTVIVRGLSGARGPAPVAQRLYEETPDSIAAREKAAEQRRLAPEPAAALQEGRPTKRDRRNIDRAQNWGDRWSASIDE